A genomic stretch from Bos mutus isolate GX-2022 chromosome 4, NWIPB_WYAK_1.1, whole genome shotgun sequence includes:
- the LEP gene encoding leptin yields the protein MRCGSLYRFLWLWPYLSYVEAVPISKVQDDTKTLIKTIVTRINDISHTQSVSSKQRVTGLDFIPGLHPLLSLSKMDQTLAIYQQILTSLPSRNVVQISNDLENLRDLLHLLAASKSCPLPQVRALESLESLGVVLEASLYSTEVVALSRLQGSLQDMLRQLDLSPGC from the exons ATGCGCTGTGGATCCCTGTATCGATTCCTGTGGCTTTGGCCCTATCTGTCCTACGTGGAGGCTGTGCCCATCAGCAAGGTCCAGGATGACACCAAAACCCTCATCAAGACGATTGTCACCAGGATCAATGACATCTCACACACG CAGTCCGTCTCCTCCAAACAGAGGGTCACTGGTTTGGACTTCATCCCTGGGCTCCACCCTCTCCTGAGTTTGTCCAAGATGGACCAGACATTGGCGATCTACCAACAGATCCTCACCAGTCTGCCTTCCAGAAATGTGGTCCAAATATCCAATGACCTGGAGAACCTCCGGGACCTTCTCCACCTGCTGGCCGCCTCCAAGAGCTGCCCCTTGCCGCAGGTCAGGGCCCTGGAGAGCTTGGAGAGCTTGGGCGTCGTCCTGGAAGCTTCCCTCTACTCCACTGAGGTGGTGGCCCTGAGCCGGCTGCAGGGGTCACTACAGGACATGTTGCGGCAGCTGGACCTCAGTCCTGGGTGCTGA